In Hypanus sabinus isolate sHypSab1 chromosome 30, sHypSab1.hap1, whole genome shotgun sequence, one DNA window encodes the following:
- the LOC132383380 gene encoding mucosal pentraxin-like: MNYFIPIVFIVCICLPGSDSAGLGGKSLIFEKETSNSYVRVFPSSFTDLTAFTVCLRAASELTRDYSLFSYATTWHDNELLIWYTANGHISLSIYNEIAEFSLPKMDALLRHICVTWESREGLVTIWVNGKRSLQKIGGKGRVVKGSGQFILGQEQDRPGGGFDIRQSFVGEITDVNMWDCVLETSKIETANEGCFFTGGNIISWGTTSHVSRGTVTIKNNNDCIF; the protein is encoded by the exons ATGAATTACTTCATCCCCATTGTGTTCATAGTCTGCATTTGCCTGCCGGGATCTGACAGTGCAG GTCTGGGAGGGAAATCGCTGATTTTTGAAAAGGAAACGAGCAACAGCTATGTCAGAGTTTTCCCATCGTCTTTCACCGATTTGACTGCCTTTACTGTCTGCCTCAGGGCAGCCTCTGAATTGACCCGTGATTACAGTTTATTCTCCTACGCAACGACATGGCATGACAATGAACTGTTGATTTGGTACACAGCTAATGGACACATCTCCCTGTCTATATACAATGAGATTGCAGAGTTTTCCCTTCCAAAAATGGATGCCTTGCTGAGACACATCTGTGTAACCTGGGAGTCTAGAGAGGGTTTGGTTACCATCTGGGTAAATGGGAAACGCTCTCTACAGAAGATTGGTGGAAAGGGTAGGGTTGTAAAAGGTTCTGGTCAGTTTATTCTTGGTCAGGAGCAGGACAGACCTGGTGGAGGTTTTGACATACGTCAGTCATTTGTTGGGGAGATAACTGATGTTAACATGTGGGATTGTGTGCTCGAAACCAGTAAGATTGAGACAGCAAATGAGGGATGTTTCTTTACCGGAGGCAACATCATCAGCTGGGGAACAACTTCCCATGTATCAAGAGGGACAGTGACAATCAAGAATAATAATGACTGCATATTTTAG